The nucleotide window CTGTGCCATCAGTATCAAACAAATCAAAAGCTTCTCTGATTTCTTGCTTTTGTTCTTCTGTGAGATCCGGTTTTGGCCCAGGTTTTTTGCGCTGTGAAGATCCTACAGTAGCTTTCCTAAAGCTGGTAGcctaaagaaagaaaaaaaatacttCAAATTGTTAAACATATTTATGCACTAAACACTTCTGATCAGGTTTGTTATAAAAAGACCGTAGAGGTTTAAAATGGAGAAGATGCTCATTCTATTCATTGTCTCTTTATTGGCACTTTGCTGGAATAATTGAAAGTTAAATCATTTGGTTTCATTCTTTCCCTAAACTTCACTTCTTTCTCAATTCGAAGTGGATTCCAATTTTCATTTAAATGAAATAATTTGTACCTCAATCACTCTCACCTCAAAGCAATTTATGATTCACAAACACTCTGCAAAGGCATTTTTGTAACTTACCCCTCATTTTCAATGATAGCTAatcaattggattcaaaattggctcacATTAAGGTGCCAAAGGGTTGCAAGAAATAATTGAATTGTTCcatgtcggtacatatgacaattaaacactcgtttCTCTTGCttttctgattggaggcctgCGATCAGCGGTGTGCCGCTGTGGTCGATGCTGTGTGCTATGTccatgaatgatttggatgacagtgTAGTAAATTTGCAATGGCATAAAACCCGATGGTATCGTAAACTGCGAGGACGGATATGTCAAGTTTCAACAAGTAGTCCGTatcgggaatgagctgccaagggAAGCTACAGAAGTGCATACAATTACgacttaagacatttggacatattttgggtaggaaaggtttaaagggctgTGGGAACACAAATGgaactagcccaatatgccaacgtggtcagcatggacagggtgagcagaaaggcctgcttccatgttgttcAGCTCCATGACCACGATTATATGAAATTGATGGAGCATTCAATATCCACTCATAAGGATATAGTCTGTCCATATTTAATTCCAAACTGttcgtattttttttaaatcttccttAAATTGTCCCTCTTCATTATCTGCTCCAGTTGATAACCCCCTGCATCTCTAATCAATCTTATTAATTAGTTTAGCATTCCTATTATGTTCAAATATACCATATTGTTTGGTTAATACCCTCATTAAGAATGGCTTCTTCAGTTAAAACTTAGCACTGATTtcaaacaatttacatttactatAACAGCTAATATACACATACAAAacatgaaataaaaaaaaaaataccagaaATTAATTAGCAGGTCAAGTCAACGGTGAAACATAATACATCAAGGCAATGACTTTCATCTAAACTGGGGAAAATGTTAGATATTAAATGTTTTCAAAGAGAAATGAAAGGTCCGTAAGAACAAGGGGAAGTCAAAGACAAGGCATGAAAAATCCCAAATCTGTTCAATTCAAATACTTTTCCTGAACTTTCTACCACTTATTTGTTTGCATTAAAGATTTTAAgaatctgggttttttttttctttttgattaCAAATAGTGAAATTTGTCTTTGATATGGTAATTATACATACATTTCTCAAGCAACTTAATGATGCTTTTTATTTGTACTATTTACTGTCCATATATATGTTGCTTACCATATTGCAAAATTTGTCAACTAATTCATTTGATGGAGTTCAGGAAATGGACTGCATTAGTTATTTGTCAACAGGGAATGttcctacacatttaaaaaatGGGAAATGTTTAAGTTGATAATGTTTAGTTTCAAATCATTTCCCTAACTGAAGAACCGTGCTAACATTACATACCTAACCTGGTAAAAAATGGAGGTGATGAATAGGCAAACTAATTTACAAGAACCACTTTTGCCAATGTCAAGACAGCCAGCTATTCAGCGAACGGTCTGCTCCACAGATTTAAATGATAATCACGATCCCACAGTACTGCTTGTTATATTTCCAGGTTTTTAAACACATAAGTAGTCAATTCAAGTTGTAGTAGCTGTGTTGCAACTTGTGGATAACTGTCTTCTGATGCATCTACATCCTAGTTCTTCTAAACAGCAAATGCTGGGGGTTTGGGAAGTGTTACTGAAAACTGCTTGACAAATTCTTGCAGCGCATATAGTAACCAAAATTCAAAATAGTCAAAATTTAGATTAGTTGTCGAAAAGTTCACTAACTGTGTCCTGGATGACGAGGGATGTTGCAACTGCATCATCTTCCTCAGCAAGTGAAGAGTTTTCCACCATGTTTCTTTGAGACATGAACCATTTGTCAAAGATACAACTTCTGACTTGTTCTTGTAGGCGCCGTATGTATGTGGCTAATCTTGCCAAATTTCTGATTAAAATTATCATGGTGATCATAATAGCACCAGGGTAGCAGCCTACACTCTGGCTAGATGTGTGGGTGGTTTGGAGCTACAATTGCAATATAATCCACTGAAATTAGTTAGCCGGACGGAGTCCCTGTtcatgttctcaaaacctgtgtggCCATCCTGGCAGGTATGTTCACAGACATCTCACTCGGAGGGAAAAAATCCTGagccaaagaaaaacacaaaagtgTGCCTAAATAACTGAGTATCACTAAGtatccagtggctctgacatccatcattttgaaatgttttgagGAGCTGGTCAATTCCATATCACATCAACTCCAGCCTTCGAAAccgccttcatagaaacatagaaaatagctgcaggagtaggccattcggcccttcgagcctgcacctccattcaatatgatcatggctgatcatccaacttagtaccctgttcctgccttctctccataccccctgatccctttagccacaagggccacatctaactccctcttaaatatagccaatgaactggcctcaactaccttctgcggcagagaataccagagattcaccacttcatCAATTGCAATTTGCCCACTGTCGCAACACGTCCATGGCAGACGCCATCTCCCTGACCTTAAACTAATTCCTGGAACAAGGACATCTACATCAGATTTTAATTTGACTACAATTTAATTTGACCTTCCACTCCATAActccaaccaaactcatctccaaattccTGGACATATCTTTTAGCATATCCCTCCACTGTAAATATCACAAATAAGTTGTCCTGATCTAACCACACTGATGCTATGGCCAAGGaagcatacatagaaacatagaaattaggtgcaggagtaggccattcggcccttcgagcctgcaccgccattcaatatgatcatggctgatcatccaactcagtatcccttacctgccttctctccataccccctgatccccttagccacaagggccacatctaactccctcatagccaatgaactggcctcaactaccctctgtggcagagagttccagagattcaccactctcagttaTTTGTACTTCCCATACAAACTCCTCCTCGTGCGAAGGTTAAGGGAATTTGGCATATATTCAATTACTTTTGGcaaattctacagatgcaccatagaaaacattctATCCGGATATATCACACTTGTTATGGCAATTGCTCTGTCCAAGtcaataagaaattgcagagcaaACTAGCCTTTGCTCCACCAGCGGCATCAGTATTCATGCTGCCTTAggaatgcagccaacataatcaagaaccactcaCGAATCAGTCATCTTCTTTTCTCCAATcttccattgggcagaagatacaaaaacttgaaagcacatATCACCAGATTCATGGACTAGCTTCTTCCTCCCTGCTGTCAGACTGTTGAATAGACCATTCATGTGCTCAGAATTAATGTCATCCTTCAAATCTAGGAAAGTATAGGCCTGGCCAGGATGGCAAGATTCTTTACCTTGGTGTGCCTCTAGATTATAATTTTATCTTTTAAAATCTGCATTCTCCAGCTGTTGTGTTTTCTTAGTTATTAGTTCTGTAATGATTAGTTCTCTAATAATGATATATTCTGTAACAATAATACAATAGACTTATAAATCAGAGTCAGTATGAGAATAGAAACATTACTTTATTTTGCTATTAACGTTACATATAATTACAATAAACAAACTGAATAATTTTGCTACTGGGATTCATTACACAGAGTTGTATGGACTTTAAATTACCAAAATACTCGGGTTTCTTTTTACAGAGGGTATTTTTTTCATTTGTGCACAGGAAGTAGACACACTGGTATTAACTGTCTATCCCCAATTGGTTTCAATCTGAGGGGAGGGATAATAATCAACCACATTAGTAAATCTGGAATCACATAGGCCAGACGAGGAAAGGACTGTAGTTCTTCTTCCCATTAGTGTAATCTCTAGTGTTaatgaggttttttttaattccatattCATTGACGTATTAAATGAATCAAATTCAAGTTCCCTACACAACAATGTTTTTACAATGTCACCATACCTCCAATCATCCCTATTTGATTTGGGGAAAATGAGCCATGGAATTAATATCCTAGAATTTGTTATTTTAACATACAGTGTACTTGCTTGCCTGTGCATTATAATCCAGCTTCAAATATTACAATTACTGACTATGAGTGAATCCGTTTGATACTTTCAGTTTGTACCTGCAAATTCAGAAGACGTCCTATACGGCCTACATAACTATTTATCATTCTTCGAAAGTTAACgtgggcatttaaaaaaaaatgtacccAGAAATATTACTGGAACGTAATGTGCATTGTTTTAATCATTAAGCCATAATACAGTTGTATATTATTTAAAAAGCCCTCCTTCCCCGAAAGTGTCCTGTGACGAGTGGTACTTTCAAATTGTAGGTGTGGCAGTTCCCCCGcctgtttaaaaaaacatcacaAATCACCCCGGACAACCCACAAGTTCAATAAAaaagtaaatgctggaaacactcattaAGAAAGCGAAAGAGTTTGGCATTTAGGTCCGAGGCCCTTCATCTGAACGTAAACCACGTTTCTCTTATCTCgtgttgtttgacctgctgagtacttccagcgttttctgtcttTCATTTTAGAGATCCGTCACTTCTGGtacatgttttattttattttagtaaaCACATGCTGTTTACTCGTCGAGAACAAGGACTGGGCCCGAGGTAGTGGGGTGGGGATGAAACAATTATGAGTCAGATATCTTGTTGACAAAAATTGGTTGGTGGGGTAGGGGCACTCGTTGGGTTGGGTATCTTCCAAAagatatatgttattaatgcggAACAGGGAAGTGGcgtcaattaaaaaaacaaaacaaagcacgAGCAGTAACTGACGAATAAAAACAAACATGCTGTTGTGAAACAGCGAGTGGAATAAATTCACGTGATGttactaggagcagaattagaccattcggcccattgagtctactcgtccattcgatcatggctgatccatctctccctcctaaccaaagATATCTTTGTTGCTAGTGCTAacgccattcccctgccttctccccggcaacccccaacacacacgttactaatcaagtatctgtctagGTCTAGTGGCGTCAGTTAAAACGCACAAGCAGTAACTGAAGAATAAGAGCATGGTGTTTCGCTCAATACATAAGGTCAGCAggttattattattttgtttctttttttaaaaaaaaagcttaccATTGCTCAAAAGCCGTGCAATTATATAAACTACTCGAGGTAGGCGGGCGGGCGGACAGACAGCGCCCAGCAGCCGCCGCTGTCGAAGGTAAACAAACTCTCCGCCAGTTTCACCGGACAAACCGTTGCTGTGGGCGGGGCTCTGTGACGTCACAGTCGACCACAGCCGGCCACTCGGAGACGGAGGCCCGCGATGACGCGCCCGCGCCAGCCAACCGCCCGCTCCGCTCAGTGACGTCACGCGGCAACGCGCGGGCGCTCGCGGCCGGGCCCCGTCAGTGACGTCACGCGGCGGGCGGCGGCGGCGCGCGCTCCGTCTCGCAGCAACAACGCGCGCAAACTGCCGCCGCCAACCGCCGCCAACCGCCGCCAACCCAACCGCCGCCAACCCAACCGACGCACAAGAAATAAAAGCTGCAGACCAAACTACTCAGCTACTTCGATCATTCGATCTGGGCGCCGATATTCATTGATCCATTCATACCCTGACGTGGAgctgggaataataataataataataataataatacggcTTATTCGCCGGCTTTTTAAAGCGGCGCTTCTCCCCAAACCGGGCGCAAGTTGCTGAAGGCATCGCGGCTGATCTGATGGAGCAGGTAATCATTAATGTAAACAAGGTCAACAGATGGAGCCTGTGGTCCGTGCAACCTGCCAGAGCGCTGATCCACCCCCactatgtgctggagaaactcagcgggtgcagcagcatctatggagcgaaggaaataggcgacgtttcgggctgaaacccttcttcagacacacccacaccccccatcagtctgaaacatagacaataatgcaggagtaggccattcggcccttcgagcctgcaccaccattcaatatgatcatccaactcagtatcccgtccctgccttctctccataccccctgatccctttagccacaagggcaacatctaactccctcttaaatatagggtggttgcacgaaaggtcactgggtcatagggctcgacgcacggagccgctaaatccaactggaagacatccgtcacttctggtacatgttattaatgctagaaacgcgtactttcctacctgttaaaaacgccaaaatgttgaatttttgcgctgaaaaaaatcgtgGGAGTCgggataagtgtgagagacatgtacccaactttagaattccaaacgtgaagcgaaattaaggtatagagaagcgagaactgaagggactacagcagctaaagtgcttggtaaacattgaaaatattgagaattatcgcgtttgctcacggcatttcatcaagtaaggcattatttgtgtttttcttgattcctttggtatgtaaaaattctcagaagtgataaatctggctgtaaatgtttcttcagatgagttttcattttgtacgtaaaaacccacaagaaccatgggtgatttaaaaaatttacagccagatttatcacttctgaaactctttggatgccaaaggaatcaagaaaaaacacaaataatgccttagttgatgaaatgcagtgagcaaacggccaatgttcgccaagcactctggctgttgtcccttcagtacTCTCGTTTCTATctgccgtcatttctcctcacttttggaattctgaagtaggctaaatgtctcacaagcttatcccgatttccataattatttacagcgcaaaaattgacaattcagcgggttttaacgggcccactttgttggaaacaatggtaagtgcctacctgcagtacatcgcgtgtaatccatttggagtagcgtagcaacagtacgggtcatgggtcgtgacccgactgccgtgaaacctccctatagccaatgaactggcctcaactaccttctgtggcagagagttccggagattcaccactctctgtgtgaaaaatgtttatctcatctcggtcctaaaagacttccctcttatccttaaactgtgacccctagttctggacttcctcaacatcgggaataatcttcctgcatctagcctgtccaaccccttaagagttttggccctatttccttcgctccatagatgttgctgcacccgctgagtttctccagcatttttgtctaccttcgattttctagtatctgcagttccttcttaatcattaaTGTCAACAAGATCAACAGATGGAGCCTGTGGTCCGTGCAACCTGCCAGAGCGCCGATCCACCCCACTATACAAGGtagattaaaaatgctggagaaactcagcgggtgaggcagcatctatggagcgaaagaaataggcaacgtttcgggttttaCCATATTAATAACAGGATCTAAATTCTTATTAGGTATTTAATGAACTGGATCAAAAAAATCCAGATGCCCAATACTTGCTGGTTTTGTTGCAATGATTGAAATCGTCAATTTCAATCTTCACGATTAAACCAGTTGGATGCATTTTGCTTACTTAATAGATTTCTATGCCTATTTCTTTCCCTGTATCCTTTTTACAATTGAGTAGTCTATAGTTCATTCATAGTAATGTGAATCATTTTATCCTTTATCACAATTTATATGGAATCTATTTCTATTATCACATTTGTTGCAGACCATTGCAATCCATTATTTCATCTCCAGTAAAGTAATCcagacggaagatagacacaaaaagctggagtaactcagcaggacaggcagcatctctggagagaaggaatgggtgacgtctcgggtcaaaacccttcttcagaccatttgctACTTTTTCTAAACACGTTACATGTCATTTTCATATTATCAGCATCATATGCTTTCGATATCAGAGTTCATTTATCTCCTTTGCGCTTGTTGCACACTGCAGAATATCACCTGTTTTTCTCACTTATTTTGGATATTATGAACATATGGTTTAAGTAATTAATATTTTTTATCATTTCAAAGCTACAATATTGGCACAAAGTCTTATGATGGATAAAGAAGTTGATTTataagagaaaagagagaaataAAGCTTTAGGGGTTGAATATCAGAATTTAGGACATAGCTGAATATATGGAGACAAGTGGAATGATTGAATTCAGGGATTCCTCAATTGTAGTTATAGGAAAGCAAAGGAAAGTTATAGGACTGCAGGAAATGTCAGTGGTATGAGGGGTATTTGATGAATATAAAAttaaagggggagggggtgaagatttTATGACAATGGGTGAGCATGACCAAATTAAAATCTGAAAACCAGAGTTCTAGATGGCAAGGTTATAACTTAGAATGAGGACATTTGGGCAGATGTGTATTACATAGTCAAGTATAATGGTAAGCACAATGTCACTGAGGGCTTGGATAACAGAGGAGCTGTGGCAGGTGGTGGTTAAAATAAATGGTCTTCTAGTAGGCTAATTATACAGTATTAAAGTTTATTAGCTTTAAGTAATTTTTCACAGACATGCTGAGTGAAAAATAGTTTATCTTGGAATGCATCGGGAATGTTGGTGGAATAGAACCAAGTACAGTATAAACCATGCAAACATGGAACCTCTTATGCTTTCTGATGGTATTACCCAACAGAGCACCAAGTGGAGAAAAGTCAGAGAGGGGCGAGCACAGAATTACAGCAAAGATTAGCATTTTAAAGATTTTTGAATTTACAACACGATTTCAATACTGCTAAGTATTTTTGACTTTCTCTTTTGACAGCCTTTTGGAATGCAATGCAGGTTCCTAAGCAGGAAATCACACTTGGGTCTGGAGCAGATCTCTGCGCTGGCGGCATCTGGCAGAACATTGCTTGGTTTAAAAAAATGCTACAAATTCATTGTGGATGACACCACTGGAGAAACAGCTGTGATTTGTTCTGCATTCAGACTTTTGGAGAATCTACAGCTGGATTGTCCAGTTGGGCAGTTGTTGAATGAAGCCGTACAGGCACATCATAAGCAATACAAATCGGGTACAACCACCCTTCTCTTTCTTGCTGGATCTTGGAGTAAAGCTGCTCTTAATTGTTTACAGCAAGACATTCCCATTCCATTCATAGTATCTGTGATGTATGAAGCATTGGAACATTGTTTTGAGGTACTAAAGTCACATCAGATATCCATTGATAGCATTTTGAAAAGATCATGCTGTAAACAGAATCCAGAAACAAGTAAATCATGTACCTTGAATAGCTCTAGTGTGCATCCAGATGAAGTAGTAACGGTATCAACTCAGTCAACAACTTCAATTCAAGGCAGTTCCACAAAAAACAATGAAAGTGCCTCTATGGGGTGTTTTTCTAGACATATTATTGCCCGCGCCTCTGCAGGCTTAGGTAGAGAAACCTCAATGCACAAACAATCAAAATCAAAGGTAAAGATGAGCCGGCACTTCACTACTCCTGAAAGCCAGAAACAAGAAGAAACCATACTGGATTTATCAAGTAATTGCCAAAATGATTCATTTGCATCTACAGCTGACTACACATTTTTTACAGCATTGGCTTTATCCTTGAGCCatggaaatgaacagatgatgcAATTGGCAATAGAAACCTATAAAATCCAGACACAACATTTTGGAGCAGAAAATGTTTTTTACGGAAGTCTCCCTGAATTGGATGTTGGGAAGTTAGTTATATATTTATTTCCTGGACTGAGTGAGTTCTATTCCTGTGTTAGTCCAGGTTTCATTGCATTAATCTCAGGCGAGCAATCCATAATTGTCAAATGTCTGTCAAATCTGCCCTTGCATACTATATTCATAAATGGAGATTTGACTGATAAGTACCAACATCCTGGTTTCAATAGAATTTCAAATGTTACTGTGGTTACACGAGAGATTAAGGATGTTTCTAAAAGTTTGGAAGAAGAATGGTTGGATGCAGCAATGGATATACTTCATAAATTTCACGTTAATTTGATTTTAGTAAAGGGAATAACATCTCCATGCTTAAAGGATAAGTGtatgaaagaaaatattttgatAATTCAAGAAGTGAAAGACTCTGTGATGCATAACTTTGTGGAGGCTATGGGAGCTATCACTGTAAGTTACATTACACAAGTAAATGAAAATTGTGTGGGAACAGGAGCACATTTGTGTTTCTGGAAAAATAATAATGCACCAAACCTGGAAGATAGAGTTGCTGTGCAGATAAATACATTTAAGACCTCAGTAATTACAATAGTACTTTGTAGTCCTTTAAGTTGTAAGCTGCAGACAATGGAAGACCAATTCTGGACTTGTGTATATCGTTTAAACTATGCCCTTCGTGAGAGACAAATCT belongs to Leucoraja erinacea ecotype New England chromosome 1, Leri_hhj_1, whole genome shotgun sequence and includes:
- the bbs12 gene encoding Bardet-Biedl syndrome 12 protein isoform X1 yields the protein MGDVSGQNPSSDHLLLFLNTLHPFGMQCRFLSRKSHLGLEQISALAASGRTLLGLKKCYKFIVDDTTGETAVICSAFRLLENLQLDCPVGQLLNEAVQAHHKQYKSGTTTLLFLAGSWSKAALNCLQQDIPIPFIVSVMYEALEHCFEVLKSHQISIDSILKRSCCKQNPETSKSCTLNSSSVHPDEVVTVSTQSTTSIQGSSTKNNESASMGCFSRHIIARASAGLGRETSMHKQSKSKVKMSRHFTTPESQKQEETILDLSSNCQNDSFASTADYTFFTALALSLSHGNEQMMQLAIETYKIQTQHFGAENVFYGSLPELDVGKLVIYLFPGLSEFYSCVSPGFIALISGEQSIIVKCLSNLPLHTIFINGDLTDKYQHPGFNRISNVTVVTREIKDVSKSLEEEWLDAAMDILHKFHVNLILVKGITSPCLKDKCMKENILIIQEVKDSVMHNFVEAMGAITVSYITQVNENCVGTGAHLCFWKNNNAPNLEDRVAVQINTFKTSVITIVLCSPLSCKLQTMEDQFWTCVYRLNYALRERQIFPGAGATELLCLHHLKQLILEAKIFKPGIDAHCSSRFVDTTILYRSQVLQSLADGLTEYLVAAMFNTGMYITPLDALTEVQKCLCNNVGLFPIISEVSGKGMNLVMSGTSDFTKLNEGCLEYNVHDNVTIKLEAWRRALNLVLLVLQADAEIITGSQAKTSTADRKVNFLNSYLSI
- the bbs12 gene encoding Bardet-Biedl syndrome 12 protein isoform X2 — its product is MEQPFGMQCRFLSRKSHLGLEQISALAASGRTLLGLKKCYKFIVDDTTGETAVICSAFRLLENLQLDCPVGQLLNEAVQAHHKQYKSGTTTLLFLAGSWSKAALNCLQQDIPIPFIVSVMYEALEHCFEVLKSHQISIDSILKRSCCKQNPETSKSCTLNSSSVHPDEVVTVSTQSTTSIQGSSTKNNESASMGCFSRHIIARASAGLGRETSMHKQSKSKVKMSRHFTTPESQKQEETILDLSSNCQNDSFASTADYTFFTALALSLSHGNEQMMQLAIETYKIQTQHFGAENVFYGSLPELDVGKLVIYLFPGLSEFYSCVSPGFIALISGEQSIIVKCLSNLPLHTIFINGDLTDKYQHPGFNRISNVTVVTREIKDVSKSLEEEWLDAAMDILHKFHVNLILVKGITSPCLKDKCMKENILIIQEVKDSVMHNFVEAMGAITVSYITQVNENCVGTGAHLCFWKNNNAPNLEDRVAVQINTFKTSVITIVLCSPLSCKLQTMEDQFWTCVYRLNYALRERQIFPGAGATELLCLHHLKQLILEAKIFKPGIDAHCSSRFVDTTILYRSQVLQSLADGLTEYLVAAMFNTGMYITPLDALTEVQKCLCNNVGLFPIISEVSGKGMNLVMSGTSDFTKLNEGCLEYNVHDNVTIKLEAWRRALNLVLLVLQADAEIITGSQAKTSTADRKVNFLNSYLSI
- the bbs12 gene encoding Bardet-Biedl syndrome 12 protein isoform X3, with amino-acid sequence MQCRFLSRKSHLGLEQISALAASGRTLLGLKKCYKFIVDDTTGETAVICSAFRLLENLQLDCPVGQLLNEAVQAHHKQYKSGTTTLLFLAGSWSKAALNCLQQDIPIPFIVSVMYEALEHCFEVLKSHQISIDSILKRSCCKQNPETSKSCTLNSSSVHPDEVVTVSTQSTTSIQGSSTKNNESASMGCFSRHIIARASAGLGRETSMHKQSKSKVKMSRHFTTPESQKQEETILDLSSNCQNDSFASTADYTFFTALALSLSHGNEQMMQLAIETYKIQTQHFGAENVFYGSLPELDVGKLVIYLFPGLSEFYSCVSPGFIALISGEQSIIVKCLSNLPLHTIFINGDLTDKYQHPGFNRISNVTVVTREIKDVSKSLEEEWLDAAMDILHKFHVNLILVKGITSPCLKDKCMKENILIIQEVKDSVMHNFVEAMGAITVSYITQVNENCVGTGAHLCFWKNNNAPNLEDRVAVQINTFKTSVITIVLCSPLSCKLQTMEDQFWTCVYRLNYALRERQIFPGAGATELLCLHHLKQLILEAKIFKPGIDAHCSSRFVDTTILYRSQVLQSLADGLTEYLVAAMFNTGMYITPLDALTEVQKCLCNNVGLFPIISEVSGKGMNLVMSGTSDFTKLNEGCLEYNVHDNVTIKLEAWRRALNLVLLVLQADAEIITGSQAKTSTADRKVNFLNSYLSI